The genomic interval GGCATGTGTTTTACCCTCTACATAGGAAAAATCAAGTCCGGTAATAAATACATCTCTTTCGGTAATCATTCCCGCCAGATAAAGAGCAGCCACACCCACAGAACCCAGGGGTGGAATCTCTTTGGGCAGAACATCCTGATCCTTTAATGATTTATGAAGCTGTGTATCCTGAAAAGAGGATGCAAAAAAATAATGAGTATGCATCCCCTGTCTCAGAGATGCCGGATAAGCCGTAATATCCGAGAAGAGATCGATCTTTTTATTCAACAGAGGATAAAAATCCTTCAAGTTGTAGAACTGAGCCTCAAGGTTTACAACACCGTCTGGAATAATCCCCTGACGGCTTAAGCACTGGACTGCCGTATCCACAGCCAACAGATAAATACGGTCTCTGTTTTTCCTGATAAGAGGAACCGTTTTTTCAAGTGATTCCCCCGCACCGCAAAGAACGACAGCCTTATCAGTCGAAAAGGCATCAATATTTTTTTCTTTGAGATATTTCAGATTCGAGATAAGGTTTCTGATCCAGAGGGTCCCCATCCGAGCCATGGTGAGGCGGTTCTGCCAGTAGTTTCTCAAAAAATGCTGAAGGATAGAGAACATGTTGTCATAAACAGCCTTGTGAAGCTGATACCCGCTGTTCAGGGGGATAAGTCTGCAGTGACGGTAATTTCCATCCTGCAGCTGACGAAACACTTCATAGAGACCCGAACTGCTGTCGGTTCTATAACAGATGAATTTCCTATCCTCTGATAATGCATCCAGAAAGGGGGCGCATACAGCCATAAGAGACTGATCCGATTCAATCCCCACAAGTATTGAGCTCTCAGGGATCTCTGTTATAAATGAAGCGATCCCGTAACCCAGAAGGGGAGACGGGATCAAATATATGCAGTTTTCTTCTAGAGGAATCTGCTTTACCGCCCTTTCTGCTGCCGCAGAAGGGGAGTATCTTGAATAGAGAGGCCTTCCCTGACACAGAATATTTGCTTCTCCATTGGAGCTCTGTGTCAGTGCAGCCGTTTCTATCATATTAACTTATCAGGACTCTTCGGGAAAAACACGACCGTAAGTCTTGTTGAACTCATCCTTGAACTTGGGTGAATCAAGGAAAATACCCTGAAGCTCACTCTGTTTATACTGTGACAGTTCACTGGCAAGTTCTGCTCTTACATATGTCTGATACTCTTCAGGATAAGTAAAACCTTCCTGCTCATCGATCAGTGAAAAAACAACAACTGAACGATCAAGAATCATAGGCTGTGATGTTTCACCGGGAGTTTTCAGAATGAATACTTTTGCAAAGAACTCATCGCTGTAAGCCGCAGCACTGAGGAGGCTGCTGTCTTTCTTGTTGGCAGGGCTGTTCACAATAAAGGGAACATCACCGTATACAGGAGCGATAAAACCAGTCTCTCCACTGTCTGTAGCAAACTGTGCCGCTGCTTCTGTAAGAGAGCTGATATGAGCGACAAGAGCCATCTCTTCGGCTTTCATCATAAGGTAATCTTCAATCACACCGATCTCTTCTCTCTCCATATAAGAACGGATAGTAGAAACCATAACAGTGTCTGTGTAATCAGGAGCAACAGCCGCTTCAGCCGCCTGGAAAATATACCAGCTGCCTTCAGTAGCAATTACATCACTGTGCTTATCTGCACCCAAAGACATTACAGCAGAAGCCTGCTCATCGCTCAGGAAGCTGAGAAGAGTATAGTTAAAGGTGGAACCCATGGAACCGCCGTCTTCAGCATATGTATCCTTAGAATATGTTCTTGCAAGATCCCCGAATGATTTTTCACCGCTTTCAAGTTTCTTAAGAATAGAAGCAGCCTCATCTTCTGATGATCTGATTGTAATTCTGTTAAGATCGATCTTTTGAAAGAGCTTCTCATTATCTTTTCCGAAGTTAATAACCTGCTCTTCGGGAAAGGCAGAGTAATCAAGACGTGCATAAGAGAAGTTTTTCTCAGTTGCACCAAGATCAAGGAGAAAATCCATCATGGCAGCAGAACGTTTCTGATTATAAAGAGTATCAACGTAATAGGTCTGAACCTTAATATCTTCTTCCAAAGATTTTCTTATCTCTTTAAGTCTTGTACCGGAAGTAGCCATATAAGCGTCTTCATCAAAACGGCCGTTGTTATTAAACATACCGCTCTCAATGATTCCCCGGTCAATCCCTCTGGAAGAAACAGAAATACCGGACTCTGCAATTTCATCCAGAATAGCAGTTCTTACTACTGTCTGGTTGAAAGCAGAACGCCAGATAAGCTGTCTGAGGAAATCTACATTCCCATCAGTTCCAAGAGAATCTCTATACATATTATTAACAGATTCAACCTGCTGAGAAAAATAATTTCCCTGCTTGAAAGTAATAGACTGTTTTCCATATTTTCCGAAAACCAGCTGACCACCGCCGCTGCTACCGGAACCTGCCATAGCAGGAACTACAACAAAACTGATTACAACAATAACCAGAATAATGATAGTTCCCACCATCATGTTCTTCTGTCTTTTCTTGTGTTTGTGCTCTTTGATCTTAGCTGCAGATTTAATATTTGAAACCTTTTTTTCTTCTTGAGACATAAGTCGTCCTTATAACATAATTAAATTAAATGAAGCAACGAAAAATTACCATGAAAGGGTATAGCTGTCAACGTGAAACCGCCAAGAATCGCCCCCTTAATGAGTAAGTATATATAATAGGAAGTATCTAGCTATTTTGATTAGCATAATAAATATAAAATCTTTATTCCCAAAGGTGTTGACAATATGTCGTTAGAACATTAGATTACGTTCATTGCACGGAGGCGTAGCGAAGCTGGTTATCGCGCCGGCCTGTCAAGCCGGAGATCGCGGGTTCGATGCCCGTCGCTTCCGCATAGTTTATTAAGGAATGCCCTAGCAATAGGGCATTCTTTGTTTATTTCGGGCTGTAGCGCAGGGGCTAGCGCACGCCGTTCGGGACGGTGAGGTCGGAGGTTCAAATCCTCTCAGCCCGACTAATTTCCCGCACTAAGCATAAAAACATCAAATACATTTATAAACACCTCTAAGAATCAGCAATAAAACAGCTGAGAGAATTTGAACTGGAATCCCGGCGCGAAAACCTGGAGCGCAATTCGACAGGATGTCGAATTAGGGATGGAAGAGGGCCTTTCGGTCATCGGCACGATGCCGATGACCGAAAGGCAAATCCTCTCACTGCGTCACTATTCCCTCCTAAGCACAAACACTCATCAGTTCTATAACCAACAACTCTTAACCACTTTCCCCAATCCAGAGAGGATCTTGAACCGGAGACT from Oceanispirochaeta sp. M1 carries:
- a CDS encoding 6-hydroxymethylpterin diphosphokinase MptE-like protein — encoded protein: MIETAALTQSSNGEANILCQGRPLYSRYSPSAAAERAVKQIPLEENCIYLIPSPLLGYGIASFITEIPESSILVGIESDQSLMAVCAPFLDALSEDRKFICYRTDSSSGLYEVFRQLQDGNYRHCRLIPLNSGYQLHKAVYDNMFSILQHFLRNYWQNRLTMARMGTLWIRNLISNLKYLKEKNIDAFSTDKAVVLCGAGESLEKTVPLIRKNRDRIYLLAVDTAVQCLSRQGIIPDGVVNLEAQFYNLKDFYPLLNKKIDLFSDITAYPASLRQGMHTHYFFASSFQDTQLHKSLKDQDVLPKEIPPLGSVGVAALYLAGMITERDVFITGLDFSYVEGKTHARGTPFHDWCYLQEGRLAGDVWYSFSKSRPSKKADALPPGAVSNPILESYARQLEDIAGSIPNNVYNLAERGMKLNIPSLEANEFSGYLKIGEEMTTDEAPRRSVSDLNNPLLIDALIKQEKEKLLSLIECWDKICKGKLNEEEIIPLLLGCDYLYFHFPDRQSLPNTAPAFLFRVMKEARSLYRRF
- a CDS encoding SurA N-terminal domain-containing protein, giving the protein MSQEEKKVSNIKSAAKIKEHKHKKRQKNMMVGTIIILVIVVISFVVVPAMAGSGSSGGGQLVFGKYGKQSITFKQGNYFSQQVESVNNMYRDSLGTDGNVDFLRQLIWRSAFNQTVVRTAILDEIAESGISVSSRGIDRGIIESGMFNNNGRFDEDAYMATSGTRLKEIRKSLEEDIKVQTYYVDTLYNQKRSAAMMDFLLDLGATEKNFSYARLDYSAFPEEQVINFGKDNEKLFQKIDLNRITIRSSEDEAASILKKLESGEKSFGDLARTYSKDTYAEDGGSMGSTFNYTLLSFLSDEQASAVMSLGADKHSDVIATEGSWYIFQAAEAAVAPDYTDTVMVSTIRSYMEREEIGVIEDYLMMKAEEMALVAHISSLTEAAAQFATDSGETGFIAPVYGDVPFIVNSPANKKDSSLLSAAAYSDEFFAKVFILKTPGETSQPMILDRSVVVFSLIDEQEGFTYPEEYQTYVRAELASELSQYKQSELQGIFLDSPKFKDEFNKTYGRVFPEES